AAGGCCTGTGAATTATAGTCACACAGAACCTACAAAGGCGTTTAAAATGGCTAGATTTGGAAAGAATCTAGGTACTCTGAATGGCTCTCTGGAAGAACTTCTCACTCCATCAACAAGACAGAGACCTAGGGAGATGTAGACTTTTAAATGATGCACCCAAGCCTAAAATATGAATGCTGCCACTTACAGCTACATCAAAAGGACCACACAAAGCCTGGGAAGGTAGATACTGACTACATCCACACCCACTGTGCATGCATGTGCCGAAAAACTCCTCAACCTAATCAAACTATCAttgcatattaaatatttttcaagattcGTATGGTACTCAATGTCTTCGTTATTGTAATCTAGAGGGAACTGACAAAACACTATGCAGCTCAACTTTAAAATGTATGTGCTGACCCACAATCAAATTTTGGAAGCAGCTCCTGCTTTCCCCACAGATCAAACTGACCTCTCTTTCTGTCTCTACTCAGCACTCCCAACCCACACATTCAAAGCCATCATCAATTTTAACCTCCCAGTCCACTCCAGAGGCTGTATAGCACTCAGCATTTGCCACATCTGAGGCATTACATTTTCTAAGTACTGTGAATCACCAATCAAGATGAATGACAGACCATCTTATTGGTTTGAAAACTGGCCTTACTTACAGGCTGATTCAGATCCTCGAGAGGAGCCTTCCCAATGCTCTCAATCGCACTCCAGAAACTTAGGACCACCACTCATCTCTTCTCCTGCCCTCCAGAACAAGTTGCATTCTTTTGAATACATCTCCCTTAACCTAGAATACCACTGGAAAGCACCCAATATGACAAGGTGTACGGCATAGGGATCTCTGGAGAACAGAATGGAATGCAAATGCCCGAGAATATAGCATCTGAGAGTAAGACATGGCATAACTCTAGCATCTTGAGATGAGAAAGTGAAGTAAAGCTGAGAGAAGTAAAATCCGCAATGTGAGCTACCATCAACCAGCTAAACACAAGAATTGCAATGACACAGCCTAGATTAAAAAGAAGAGAtaagagagggaaaagagagggaggagagagaaagaagtaatttctCAGGAGAGCAACCACAATTACCAGTTTGTTTTTCAGCCTTTGGTGGGTGGGATTTTAAGTCCAGGATATCAGGTTCTCTATAGTGCTGTCTAACAGGAATAGGGGGCATCTCCCACATAGTGAATAGCTGAATGAGAAGGAAGATGAActcttgatattttaaaagtcagacaGAGTACAAGGCAGTCTGGCTATGATATTCTCTTATGGAAAATATTCCCCTTGACAAAAATCACCACTTAAATTTCTTTAAGGAGTTTGTAACAGAAGCAGCATCCCGTGGTCTACAGCGGTACATCCTTTTTAGGTGTCCTGGGTGCAGGATTGCTCCCTCTCTACTAAGGCTCTGCCTTGGTGCTGGATATCACTGAAAGGGAGAGGCAAGGAAAGTCTCATGACCCAaacaaaattcaggaaaaaaaataaccttgaaGAAATTTTTAACAGGACACTGGGTCTGATCATGTATTCCAGACAGTAGAGGCAGACATCTGGTCACCTCCCTCGAGCTGCTCTGTAGCAGTCAACACACTGTTAGAAACAAAGCCTTATGTCTTAGGAAGGtctgttgggtctgtgtgtggtggggttttggtaacAAGTGAGAGGCTAAAGGgacggcttctgtgagaagcttctggaagctcccccGGCTCATGTTGCACTCGCCTCTGGGCAAGGCCCAGACCATCGGTGACGCTGGCTTtgcctctgcaataacgtatttaagaaggggaacctgagaggaggagttggggttgtgagggagacacctctgcagacaccaaggtcagtggaagaaaggaggaggggtaGGGAGATGTGCCCTGGGGCAGAGTCCCCCtcagcccgtggggagagggcaggctgtgccctgcgcccgtgGAGGGCACAGGGGAGCAGGGGGAGTGCGAGGGAGGGAATTTGGGAGCAGACctgggcctgggaagaagggagggctgggggaaggtgtttttaagttgtggttgtatttctcactgtcctactctggtAAATTAAGTGTTGACATTGGTGGTGTTCacattaaactgatgttcttttcttccccagttgaGTCTGTCTGGCGAGTgagccctccctgtccttgtgTCAATGCTCGAgccttttctttcagcttctcctcctcatccctgaggggaaaggagtgagagagcagctgtgtggtgctcagctgcgctctgggcttaaaccaggaCAAAAACTTAACAGGAGGTATGGACTGGTGATACACTGGATAGCACATCTGACTGCATCTGAGTCAAGATCAAGCCAAGGCTGACTTTGGGCTAATCACTTCCTCACCCCATGTCTCAGTTTCCCtatttgtaaaacagaaattatgaCATGGGCTTCATTAGTGTTTGAAGCTCTACACTGAGAAGTGCTGAAAATAGAGAGGGCCTTATTTTTAATAGAGATGTCTGTAAGGGTGGAAAAGGGCTCACTGCTTCCTTTGgtaaggaaaaacaaagcaacgGCAAGAATAAATGATGCTGGAGACACAGAAGGCTGGTTCACAAGTCCAACATTTTAATGCATGCAGTGTAAAATTGTCCCTTGCTTCTCTCTTGCTGTAACGGTGTTTTTCAGAGGCACTGCTGTCACGATTCAAATCCCTTACTAATGCCTTCCAAAGGATCCATTCATTGCTTGCAGATGTCACTGGGTGTTCTTCTCTCTCCCTGTGATTTACACCATTGGGTAGGTGATGACAAAATAATTAAGCTCCGAGTCAATCAGGTATTTGAACTTCCTGTAAATATGGTGCAACAGCCGATCCTCCTCACTGGTGTCTACATGGGCTGTGTAAATCCTCACCTGTATGCATGAACAACAGTCATGTCTCTCAGATACATGGAGCAGGCTCAGCCCATTAAAGCTCATGACAACAAGAAGCCTCTGTGACTAAAGAAGAATCTAGAGAATCCCAGTTCCTTAGTTTTGAGTAAAATCCTGAGGTTTCACTCTATTTTCACTCCAAACTGACTGAAAACATCATCTCCTGCCAAAGAATTTTTGGGAAGAGCAAGGTTTGTTTTACCCCCAGAACTGATATATCCATGGGATCTGCACCGATCTGGGAGGATCTACTGAACTCAGAACCTAGCACCAGCTACAGCTACTGTGTAAAGTAGCACAACAGCATAAACTCTGAATCTAGCACCAGCTACAGTTGTGGTCTGGCCCCAGTTCAACACAGCACCCCTGAAGAGTGAGACGTGTTTATATTTTCTTGTAGTTTAGCGGGATTCAATCCACCTGCCTCAATTTAAGCACAGATGTAAGCACTTGGCCTGGGAATCTCTAGCTTGAACTAGAGGTGACAGAGGGAACCCCAGTCTAGGAAGGACTTGTAGAATTGTTTGGGCTTGTTATTAAATTTCTATAGTATTCTGTACGTGGCCAAGTAGGCTGGAAAGTCCCATTTCAGGGCTCATTATATTGCTAAAACATAATACAGGCAAGGTAGTTAAGGTTTCTGTAAGTGACCTTTCTATGGGCATGGGGACCTCACCTTTTTCTGGGTattggagagaggaagggaatgGGAGTTTTGAAGCACAAAGTCTTACCTTTATGGTAGTCaaaatgcatttcctttctgCACGGTTTTGTAGCAGCCTCTCCATAAAGGTGACACTTAGAAATGCCCATATTTCCAGAAATAACAACTTCTTGCATGATAAGACGAGCTGTAACAGCTCATCGTCCAGGAGCTGATGGTCATTGTTTAACTCAAGTGTtaatttcttgagaaaaaaacccaaaacaaccaatTAGTACTACTGAAGAGAGCTTATGAGCACAGTAACTAGAATTCAGTAAACAAGAGTTTCCCAATTTTATCAACAGAAGGGACTGTCAGTAATATTGTACCTTGACTTTAGCAGAGAAACAGTTTTGTACGGTCACAACAGGATATGCTACAGTAATTGCCACTCTCCCGTTAAGACGGGAGGGTCCCTTGCACGTTACATACCATACTAAGAGACGGGCAACTCCTAGTACTGTTAGAAGATGCTGCACCCACAGTTCATGCCATGGTCTTATGTGACATATTGGAAATTATCCCAGGTACAAGAGTATGTCCAAAGACAATTTCTAGAAAGCTTTACAGATCTCTGGTCTCTGGTTTACTGGAAACTCTAAAATGCAACAGAACTTAAAGAAAGCTGTCAGCAACCATCAGATATAAAGCCATGTGCTTCCCTCAGGGATGCAAAGACCTGATGCTCATTTACATGGGTCAGCTGTTGGCACACCTTTGGTGACACATCCTTGGTGATGGGCACCAGTTAACTTACATATGCTGTAAGACATTTTGGAGCAAAACCATCAGTGTAGGTTGATGCAGGCTACAGCTCTGTAAGCAATCAAGGTGTACAGACTATTTTCCTCATATGCAGATTTCCCTGCAAAGGGGTGGGgttcagaaaaatatgaaaggcTAAGAAAGTTATCAGTTACTAAACATGAAGGTGTCTAACCAGAATAAGCCTAAAGTTTTCttacaaaaatgacattttcctgcccaaaaggttttttttctcacagcaGATATTACAAACACCAGTAGTTCAGGTGGTTTAGTTTTATGGGGGCAACATGACATCAGCCTGATAGAGAAGACCAGCATAATGGGGACTGTAACTGAACAAGGAGAATTACCTGAACTAACCTATAGCTGGAACACGGGAATGGCTCACTTAGGAAAATTACTCTCTGAACATAAAACTGAAGCAGTCAGGAATTCCCATAGATGACCACTGTTATGCAGAAGGCCTATAGGATTATTTTGCCTAGCTTTGTGATACTGCAGTAAGAAGGCACTACTGTTTCCCTTACCTGCAGAACATGACAGTAGGCTGGGAGGAGGTTGGTGAGGGTAGGTCTCATTGTCCAGTCTGGGTCACTGAAATAGCAGCTCCGGAGACTGATGCTCCTGACTGGGATCTCCACTAGCAGGATCCTGGCTAGGTGATCATGGTTCATGACTCTTTCAAAGAAGAAGTTCACATTCAGTTTTGGGGCTTTCTTGGCCAAGTTCGCCCACGACATTCCCCAGACCACTTGTCCATGAGGGTCACGGATATGACATTTGATATTCAAGGTGCACAAAGAATGAGCGCTCTGCTCCTGCAGGATGTCCAGCAGTTCATCAGAGATACAGTTATAATTGAAAGTCAGGATGACCAGGCTATGGAACTTGGACATAGTTTGGTGGAACAAGGTGCTGCTGTAGACAGGAAGGTGGAGACAGAAGAAATCCTCAATATTGATTTCAGATATAAAGCTTTTATCTCTCAAGCAGGTCAGAGAATTCAGAAGATCACAGCCTTCTTCCAAGGTTACTCTTGCTCCTTTTAAGTTAAGATAATCAAGCTGTTTGCTCATTCTTTTCAGGAAGGTAGCTAAATTCTTGATAAACTGAACCCTCACCACATTTTTCCAGACCGAGCGGTCTAATTCCAGGTACTTGATGCTCAGGGATACTAGGCGACTGTTACACTCACCCAGGTGTGAAAGAAGACTTTTCATAGTCACTTGAAATTTTTGGGTAAAAGCAGTATTGTAAGGATTCAATAATTTGACTTCAAGGTGCTCCAAATACTTGCTAAATTTCTTGACACACTTCAGTGCACTCTGAAGCTCCAATGTGTGTGCCCTTGATGATCGGCCATAAAATGTGATGGTTCTGCTCCTCCAGAGGGATCCTGAGTACAGGGCCCAATTCCATCTTCTACAGACCAAGGCAGCCCGAGATCTGTCCCTGTTGTCTAACCAATGGAAGACACGCCTCAGACAGACATCAGGTAAATgagcccagcagctctgctcaggtTCATTGTCATCTTCCATTGAGAAGACAATTTTTCACTTCTGGTCGTTGAGTCAAACCTAGAGGAAGAAAGCTGTGGGTAGATTTCTTGCCATTCCCCACAGAACAGGCTTCCAAGCAAATGGATGAAAGTTTACTGCTTCACATCCAAAAAACTGATCCTTTCTTTGCCTCTGTACTCAAGCTGTATCAAAGAAGCTCTTGAATCTATAGTCTAACctaaatcaaaaggaaaaaaaacagaaaacaagagtaAAGTGCTATCACAGGACACAGCTTTTAACTTTTTGGCCTTCGGTCTAGCTAAACAGTGAAATAGTATCAGTTGCTGATAGAGCAGCCACAGCCTCTAGAAACCTTTGGTTAGCATCACCTGCAATTGATAATGGTTTGTGGCCTGCTGCCTAGTGTCTAAAAGTATCCAGTGCTTTGGAGTGTGCACGTTTGAACACTACTGTcagcagaaattactttttcttatcCTTCTGGGATACAATTATCTGAAGTAGAACCCTGCCATAGATGAAGGTACAAACCCGGGTGAGAGTAATAAGCAATATAACTGTTCTCCAGTGGACAGCAAGAAGGCTGGCAAGTCAGAACACCAACTGGGTAGTGGTAAAACACCTAAGTAAACAACCACAATGCAAGACATTACCAGTTCCACTCTCATGGCTGGACTGTGTCAGCTCCCTGCGCACTGTTCCAGCTCTCAGTCTCCCTCCAGAGTTCAAGATTTGTTTTCTCTACCTCAGACCCCTCCCTCCACAAGGGTCAGCCGTTGCCATGGAGCAAAGAGGCCACATTTGTGATGTCATGGCAACAGAATTTATGCAAGGCCAAACAGCGACCAAAGCTCACTTGAGCCAAGTCATTTTGGCtaagtgaaaaaggaaaaggagccTTGTTTGGTAGTCCCTTCAGAAGTGAGAAGTACAGGCCACAACCCACAAGCCAGGTGCGGGCTGCAAGTCTTTCACTTTTCACCAACCAGATCAACGAGCAATAAACAGCCAAAAAGGGAAGTGATATATCCTCTGTCTTGTCAGCTGTGAAATGAAAACTACATCCCACTGGCCTCTGAGGTGCCTGTTTTCATGAGGCCCTTTACAGATCGGGCTATTAGTTGGCTCTGCAAACAGCCAAAGGGCACAGAAAGCTCGTGTTCTGTTAGTACCCTTGCAGAGACAAAAATTCAGAATGTATTTACTTCCCATCTCTATAGGGCATGCATCTTATGTCCACTTGGTAAATCAGGggatgaaaccagaaaaaaaatctagtgatACTTTCTTATGATCTACTGCAAAATCAAGGCTTATTGGCTGACAGGACTACAAGATGCAACTCAAAGTACATGATGCCAACCTCCAAACAATCTATCTTTCCTCCTTTGTGCATGCTGTTCTGTTGGGTAACAGAATTGAAATGGATGGAAACAACAGAGGCACCCTAAGATGAATTTTAAATTTACAACCAGGCATGAAAGGACAAGCTGACTGCCCAGTTCAGCTTCAGCTTGCTCTTTCCCTTTTGGCCTACAGTTCTATCACACATTACCTCTCTGCCTGTATGCACTGTCTGTTCAATTAGCACCATGTCTATTCATAGCGATTCCCCCTCCCCAATTTCACATCCAAAATGCCAATCCAAATCCCCAGCTCTCAAGTTAACCCTTAGAAACTGAGCATGTGGATCTCATTCCCACCTGAATCCACCTCTTATATTTAGTACCTCATcttcccccatccccctgcccaaGAGATCTTTGTTTTACAGAACTGTCAGTCATTTGAAGGTCTTTAAATGAATGATCTCATTTTGCCAGTCCAAAGATTCAAGCCTCTTAAAAGATGGTGGCTCAAGCTGCTGTTTGCTAGTGAGAAGAGCCCAAAACTTTCCCTATGGAGATGGTGCGGGGGGGAGGGTGGAGGAAGAGGCGTAACACATCTGCAACTACCTGGAAGCCATAAAGCCAATGGGCAGAGCAAAGCAGAACAGCATATAAGGTTGTAACACACAGAAACAGCCGTCTAATAATAAAAGATATTTACTGAGCTATGTTTGCCTGTATTATAGAGTGTGAATGCAAAGGGGTGCAAACACCATCACGTAGATTTTTAAACCATAGCTCTTAGAAACTTACAGAAAGTATGTTTATAAGCCAGTGGAGGGACTCAAGAGGTGTGCTGCAGTGTTACTAGCTTGGCTTCCCCACAGCTCTAAGCCAAGTCCTAACTATGGAGGTGTCTCCAGCTGTCAGCTCAGTTTAACTTGGTGGAgggaaaccaaaccaaacctttgGAAAAAACCCCTGAAGCTGCTACAGCTCTTTTCAGAGCAATTTTCCAGGTAAAAGTGTTTTAAAGATAAAAGCTTTGCATATCTTGTTTTCCGGTTCTGTGGCAGGAACTCTACCCACAGCTTTTTTCATCTAGGTTTGGCTCAACACCCAGAAGcgagtaaaacaaaacaaaaaaaacccaaacccgaACCAAGCCACGTTCTCTGTACATGGCCTCTCTTTGCTGCAGAGGACATCCTAGGTGGTTTCCAGTGTGCAGTCACACCAGCTGTCTCCTCCAGCAAGAGCTGCAGAAGCCTgtggagaaaaagcaaacaaacaaaaaccccctaaAACGCCGGCTCACCCTGCCAAGAGCTCTGGCCTGGACACCCAAGCGGGCACCCCTTTGCTACTCCTGCCCACACAGATCTGCAGGCCACAGCTCCGCAGGGGCGCGAAATCCGCGGgcgggggagggggtggggggcagcgctgccgcgcACGGTCCCATCCACCATCAGCGTCCCTACAACACCAGCACCTGTGCTGCGGGGGCGGGCCCCGACCGGCACCtacagccgccgccgccgccgccgcctcctccgcttCACTCCCCATCCTCGCCACCGCGCACACCGGCGCAGGGAAGCCGCAGCCCGACCGGCAGCCCCCAGGCACCGCCAGGCACCACCAGGCCcagcgcccccccgccccggggcggggccgcaGCCGCGCAGGCGCGGAGCTGCGTGACGCGAAGGCGCGCGGGGCGCAGCCAATGGGgacgggcggcggcagcggcgccaatcccggggcgggcgggcgccgttCAAACGCGGCGGCGCGAGGAGGCTCCTGGGGCGGCGGCAGCTCCGTCCCGTCCCTGCCGTGAGTACAGCCcgagcggggcccggcccggtcGTGCGAGAGGCCCGAGCCGGGCTCCCCCAGCTTCAGCCGTCCCCGGCGGGCGAGATCCCGGCATCGGCCGCGCTCGCGCTGTGCCGCCGCGCCAGCCCCCGCCAGAGCCGCTTCCGCTGGccgggccgccgctgccgggagcGGCCGCAGGGAGCACCCGCCACGGGAGCGCAGCCCTGCCCGCGCGAGAGGGGACTCTGGGGGGTCCGCGGCCGGGGTGTGTCCGGGGTGTCCGGCGCcgagctgcccgcagccccgcggcgggtTCCCGGCGGACCGGGGTGCCCGTCTGAGAAGAGATCAGCGTCGCCCTGGGGCGGCAGCTGCGCCTTTCGGGGCGTTTCTCCCGAGTAGTCTTTTTCAGCATAAATTAACCAA
Above is a genomic segment from Athene noctua chromosome 19, bAthNoc1.hap1.1, whole genome shotgun sequence containing:
- the FBXO39 gene encoding F-box only protein 39 isoform X2; the protein is MEDDNEPEQSCWAHLPDVCLRRVFHWLDNRDRSRAALVCRRWNWALYSGSLWRSRTITFYGRSSRAHTLELQSALKCVKKFSKYLEHLEVKLLNPYNTAFTQKFQVTMKSLLSHLGECNSRLVSLSIKYLELDRSVWKNVVRVQFIKNLATFLKRMSKQLDYLNLKGARVTLEEGCDLLNSLTCLRDKSFISEINIEDFFCLHLPVYSSTLFHQTMSKFHSLVILTFNYNCISDELLDILQEQSAHSLCTLNIKCHIRDPHGQVVWGMSWANLAKKAPKLNVNFFFERVMNHDHLARILLVEIPVRSISLRSCYFSDPDWTMRPTLTNLLPAYCHVLQKLTLELNNDHQLLDDELLQLVLSCKKLLFLEIWAFLSVTFMERLLQNRAERKCILTTIKVRIYTAHVDTSEEDRLLHHIYRKFKYLIDSELNYFVITYPMV
- the FBXO39 gene encoding F-box only protein 39 isoform X1, translating into MEDDNEPEQSCWAHLPDVCLRRVFHWLDNRDRSRAALVCRRWNWALYSGSLWRSRTITFYGRSSRAHTLELQSALKCVKKFSKYLEHLEVKLLNPYNTAFTQKFQVTMKSLLSHLGECNSRLVSLSIKYLELDRSVWKNVVRVQFIKNLATFLKRMSKQLDYLNLKGARVTLEEGCDLLNSLTCLRDKSFISEINIEDFFCLHLPVYSSTLFHQTMSKFHSLVILTFNYNCISDELLDILQEQSAHSLCTLNIKCHIRDPHGQVVWGMSWANLAKKAPKLNVNFFFERVMNHDHLARILLVEIPVRSISLRSCYFSDPDWTMRPTLTNLLPAYCHVLQKLTLELNNDHQLLDDELLQLVLSCKKLLFLEIWAFLSVTFMERLLQNRAERKCILTTIKVRLCASKLPFPSSLQYPEKGEVPMPIERSLTETLTTLPVLCFSNIMSPEMGLSSLLGHVQNTIEI